The Mycolicibacterium parafortuitum nucleotide sequence GGACACCGTCGGGCAGCTGGGTCAGCGCCGCCGGGTCGCCGGCGGCCAGCGCGTCGTCGAGCGCGGCCTGGACGGCCGGGGAGTGTTCGTCGTAGCCCCCGGGCGCGGCCGGGGTCAGCGTGTTGGCCCCGTCGGCGACGATCAGCACACCGACCGCGTCGGCGTCGGCGTCCAGCCGCTCACGCAGCGCCTTGCCGTGGTCGACCGCGGCGGCCGACGGCAGGTCGCCACGCAAGGTGTGCACCTCGACCGTCGCATCCGGGCGTGCCTGCCCGCGCAGCCAGCCGGCGATCAGCGCGCACAGCGGCAGCGCGACCGGGTCCGCGCCCGCGGCCTGCGGGGACAGCGCGACCCGGACGTCGACGCCGTAGCCGCCGAACGTTCCGGCCGCCGCCGGACCGTAGACGCCGTCGTCCTGCGCGACACCGACGGCGATCCACCGAGACGGCAGCCCGGCGGCCGCGGCGATCGCGGCGGACCGCGCATCCTCGGTCTCACCGGCCGCCGACGAGGCCAGTTCCGGGACCAGCAGCGGTGCCGACGGAACGATCGCAATGGCGCTCAGCACGGTCACCAACTAATCACACGGTCGTCGGGTCGTGGCTGCTCGCCTCGCCGCGGGCCAGGGCCGCGGTGGCCACCACCATCACGATCACCGAGACGACCAGGGTGACCCAACCGGTCTCCCCCGGATTGAGCGTCTCCCCCAGCACGACGACGCCGAGAATGCAGCCGACCATCGGTTCGACCACGGTCATCGTCGGCAGCGACGCGGTCAGCGCACCGGCCCGGAACGCGGCCTGCTGGGTGGAGGTGCCCAGCACCGCGACGATCACCCACGCGTACACCTCCGGGGTGCGGGCCAGCTCCAGTACGCCGGCGAGACTGGTCACGTCGAGCCGGTGCACCACGCCCTTGGTCAGCACCGCGAACACGCCCCACAGCGCGCCCGAGACGATGCCCATCGACACCGCGGCGGCCGGGCCCGACCACCGGCGCGCACCCCACAGGCACAGCGCCAGGATCGGGCCGAGCACGCACGCGACCCCGGCCCAGGTCTCCAGTGAGGCCCGCGAGGACCCCTCGGTGGGGTTGCCGACGGTG carries:
- a CDS encoding DMT family transporter; protein product: MAQADIAALLALLAALFIAVGDVIHQRTAHEVTDEPVGHLALFLRLLKDRTWWLGSGIAAGGFVFQAAALGFGSVLLVQALLVTSLLFALPIHARLEHRRVTRWEWVWAVLLASSVAVIVTVGNPTEGSSRASLETWAGVACVLGPILALCLWGARRWSGPAAAVSMGIVSGALWGVFAVLTKGVVHRLDVTSLAGVLELARTPEVYAWVIVAVLGTSTQQAAFRAGALTASLPTMTVVEPMVGCILGVVVLGETLNPGETGWVTLVVSVIVMVVATAALARGEASSHDPTTV